From the genome of Deltaproteobacteria bacterium:
TGGGGATCACCGACCTGAACCGCGTCTACACCCTCGACGACCTGGCAAGCAGCGACGTGATGTTCGCCGCCACCGGGGTCACCTTCGGCGATTTCCTGAGGGGCGTCCGGTTCTTCAGCGGCGGCGCGTACACCCAGTCCGTCGTGATGCGCTCCCGCTCGCGCACCACCCGCATCATCGACACGACGCACTACTTCGAGTTCAAACCGAAGTACGAATAAAAACGAATCAGGAAGACAGCACGGAAGGCTTACGCAACAGGAGGGTCCAGCGGAGTCGCCGCAGGAGGGGGGCGCAGTGAGGTAAAGCGCAGCCGTGCAGGTTCACCGCACGGCGAGCCACGAACGGAGCCGCCTCTCCGAGGCGACGCAGCATAACGAGGGAGGACAAGGTTACGGCGACGGGGCGGATCGAGATCGATTTCGAGCGGTGCAAGGCGTGTGAGCTGTGCGTTCCCGCCTGCCCGAAGGCGTGCATCGGAATGGGCACGGCCATCAACCGGCAGGGATACGCGTCCGCCGTCTTCGAGCGTCCCGACGACTGCACGGGGTGCGCGATCTGCGCCGAGACGTGCCCCGACGCGTGCATCCTGGTGTGGCGATGAGCACGCTGGCGGCGTCCCCGTCGAAGCGAATCCTCACCAAGGGGAACGAGGCGATCTGCCTCGGGGCCGTCGCGGCCGGGTGCCGTCACTATTACGGCTACCCGATCACCCCGCAAAACGACATCCCCGAATACATGGCGGCGCACCTGCCCGCACTCGGAGGAACGTTTCTGCAGGCCGAGAGCGAAGTGGCGACGATCAACTTCATCCTCGGAACCTCCGCCTCCGGGAAGCGGGTGATGACTTCCTCCTCGGGCCCCGGGATCTCCCTCATGCAGGAAGGGCTCTCCTACATGGCGGGGTCCGAACTGCCCGCGGTGATCGTCAACATTTCCCGATCGGGTCCGGGCCTTGGCGGCATCGCCCCCTCCCAAGGGGACTACTTCCAGGCGGTCAAGGGCGGCGGCCACGGCGGGTACCGGCTGATCGTCCTCGCGCCGCACTCGGTCCAGGAGATGTACACCCTGACCATGCTCGCCTTTGACCTGGCGGACAAGTACCGCACTCCCGCCATGATCCTCGGGGACGCCATCGTCGGCCAGATGAAGGAACCGTTCGTCGCGTCCCCCTATGATCCGCCGGCGACGGTGGAGAAACCGTGGGCGCTGACCGGCTGCGCCGGCCGCGAGCGCCGGAACGTGAAGTCCCTTCACCTTAAGGACAACGCCATCGAGATCCACAACTGGAAGCTGCACGAAAAGTACGAGCGGATTCGCAAGGACGAGGCGAGGGCGGAGTCGTACATGCTCGACGGCGCCACGATCGCGATCGTGGCGTTCGGGACCGCGGCCCGCGTGAGCAAAACGGCCATCCAGTGGGCCCGCAAGGAGGGGATCGCCGCCGGGATGCTGCGTCCGATCACGCTCTTCCCGTTCCCCGGGCGGGAGGTGTTCGAACTGGCGAGGAAGGTCGATGTCCTGCTGGTCATCGAAATGAACACCGGGCAGATGGTGGAGGATGTGCGGCAGTGCACGCCGCTTCACGACCGGATCGCGTTTCTGGGCAAGCCGTGCGCCATGCCCACCCCCGAGGAGATCCTCGAACACATCCGCCTGCTGGTAGGGAGGAAGGGATGAGCGCCCCCGGGAAGGTCGGGTTTTCGAAGGCGGTGTACACACGGCCCCGGAGCCTGGTCGACGTCAAGACCCACTTCTGCCCGGGCTGCCACCACGGGACGATCCACAAGATCGTCGCGGAGTGCATCGACCGGTACGGTCTCCGGGAGAAGACGATCGGCGTCGCGTGCGTCGGGTGCTCCGTCTTCCTGTACGACTACATCGACGTGGACGTGGTCGAGTCGCCGCACGGGCGCGCCCCCGCGGTGGCGACCGGCGTCAAGCGCGCGCAGCCCGACAAGTTCGTCTTCACCTACCAGGGGGACGGCGACCTGGCGGCGATCGGAACGTCGGAGGTCATTCACGCGGCGAATCGCGGGGAGAATCTTTCCGTGATCTTCGTGAACAACACGACGTATGGAATGACCGGGGGCCAGATGGCGCCCACCACCATGCTCGGGCAGAAGACCTCCACCACCCCGTACGGACGCGATTTCCGCGTCGACGGCTATCCGATCCGGATGGCCGAACTTCTGGCCGGCCTCGAGGGGACGGCCTACTCCGCCCGGGTCGCGGTCTCCACCCCCGCCCAGATCCGGAAGGCGAAGGAGGCGGTCCGGAAGGCGTTCGAGATGCAGATCGGCGGGATGGGGTTCTCCATCGTCGAGTTCCTCTCCACCTGCCCGGCGAACTGGGGGATGAAGCCGCTGGACGCGCAGAAGCGGGTGCTCGGGGAGATGTCGGAATATTATCCGCTGGGCGTTTTCAAGGAGCGGAAGCAGGCGGACTGCGCGTGACGGGCGACATCATCATGGCTGGCTTCGGCGGCCAGGGGATCCTGATGATCGGGAACCTGCTGGCCATCACGGCGATGGAAGAGGGGAAACACGTCACCTACTTCCCCGCGTACGGGGTGGAGATGCGGGGCGGCACGGCGAACTGCACGGTGGTCGTCTCCGACGAGGAGATCGGCTCTCCCGTGGTCGGGCGCCCGAAGGGGCTTCTCATCATGAACGGCCCCTCGATGGAGAAGTTCCTCCCCATGCTCGCGCCGGGCGGGGACCTGATCATCAACAGTTCCCTGGTCGAGGAACGGCAGGTGACCCGGAACGACATCCGGCTTCTGGCGGTCCCCGCGGACGACATCGCCCGCAACCAGATCGGCAGCCGGCAGATGGCGTCGATGGTCGCCCTCGGGGCGTACGTCGTCCGGTCCGGCATCGTGAAGCTCAAGACGGTGTTCGATTGCCTTCCGAAGGTGATCTCGAAGAAGTACGAAAAGTTCATCCCCCTGAACATCAACGCATTGAAGGAAGGAGCCGCCCTTGCCGGATTTCACGCGTGACGAGACGATGGACGACGTCCTGTCCGAAGTGGCCAGGGAGTCGGGGGAACCGGAAAGGCCGGCGGGAGATCCCGAGGTCCCGGTGGGGGAGCACGTGCGGGCGTTCCGGGAGACGATGGGCATGACCGTGCAGCAGTTCGCCGAAAGGACCGGATTCTCCGCCGCGCTTCTGACGCAGATCGAGAACCGGATGGTCTCGCCATCCCTCGGGACGCTCGTGAAGATCGCCAATACGTTCGGAACCACCGTCTCCTCGTTCATCGGCGGAAAGGAGGAGCGGGAGTTCTCCATCGTCCGGAAGGAAGACCGCACCACCGTCTCCCGCGTCGGCCTCAAGGAAGGCGGGAAGTCCACCTACACCTACGAGTCCCTCGGCGCCGGGAAGGCGGGGCGGAAGATGGAACCCTTCCTCGTCCGGCTTCAGCCGCTCTCCGAGCCCCCCACGGCGCGGAGCGCCCACGACGGGGAGGAGTTCCTCTACGTCCTCTCCGGGAAGGTGACGGTGTGCCTCGGGAACCTCTCCGACGTGCTCGAGGAAGGGGACAGCGCCTACTACAATTCCACGATCCCCCACCATGTCCATTCCGCGGACGAACGGGAGGCGCTCATCCTCGCGGTGATCCACGCCGGGGCGTAACGTGGCGGTACGCGGGCGGGTCGTCCTGGAGGGGATCCGGTTCGCGGCGGATGTCGCATCCGACCCCTCCGGCGTCGTGACCCTCCGGAAAGCCGCCACCGGCGGGAAAGCCGTCGGCTGTCTCCCGGCGACTCCCGTCCCCGAACTCCTGCATGCCGCCGGCCTGTTGCCGATCGCCCTCGAATCCCCGGAAGATCTTTCCCTGTTGTCCGGACAGGTCGACGCGTGGCTGGTCGGGGCGGATCCCCCCCCGTTCCCCGTTCCCTCGGGAGGGATCCCACGCTTCGCATTCCTGAACGTGCCGCTGGGGACCGTCGAAGAAGCGCTGGACCGGGTCGAGGCGTTGGCGGAGTGGGCTTGCGCCGTGTCGGGCTCCCCGGCATCCGAGGGGGCCCTCTGGAAATCGATCCGGGCGCACGCGACCCGGCGGTTGTTCCTTGACGCGCTCGACGATCGGTGCGCCCGGGAGTCCCTGTTCCTGACACAGGAAGAACGCCGCGATATCGTCCGCGCCGGGATCTTCCTTCCCCCCGAGGCGCACTCCCGCCTCCTCTCCTCGATCCTCGGCATCGACCCTGAACCCCCCGCCATCCCCGCGGAAGGGGAGAAGGGCGACCCGCTCCTCGTACTGGCCAAACGGTTGTTGTAATCCCCGTCACCCGCGACACCAGCCACGGATGGGTTTTTGCAGCAGAGGGTACGGCATGTGGGAGTCACTGTATGGTGCAGGCGCTTTCGAGGGACATTCCTGGAGGTTGTCTGTACTGCGGTTGGAGGAGTGTCCCTCGCCCACAACCCACAAACCACGCCCCGCTGAATATCTGTTGACACCGCGGGGCGTCCACAGGTACCATCTTGCCAGTTAACGTAAGGTGGTGATGGATGGCAAGGGTTACCGAGGAAACGTACGCGATCGGCGAGATCAGCCGCCTGGTCGACCTGTCGCAGCGCACGATCCGCTACTACGAGGAGATCGGTCTGTTGCTCAGCGTCCGCCGGATCGAGAACGGCAAGCGCGTCTACACCGACCACGACGTCCGCCGCCTGAAGTTCATCAACCGCCTGAAGGTCCTCGGTCTCTCCCTCGCGGAGATGGTCGAGCTGGAAAAAATCTACCGGAAGCAGCGCAACAACCGGGAGATCCTTCCGAAACTTCTCGTGATCCTCGACGAGCGGGCCGCGCAGATCGACGAGCGCGTCGCCCAGCTCGTGTCGTTGAAGAAAGAGATCCGGGAATACCAGCAGCGCCTGAGGAACAAGGTGCTGCGGGACGCTACCCAGGAAGAACCGGGAACGACCGGAAAGGAGATGCGCTCATGAAGGAAGTCGTCATCACCGGAGCCGCAAGAACCGCCATCGGGTCGCTGATGGGGGGGCTGTCCGATGTATCGGCGCCCCGGCTCGGCGCCGTCGCGATCGCGGAGGCGGTTTCCCGAAGCGGGATCCGCAAGGAGGACGTGGAGCAGGTGATCATGGGGAACGTCCTCTCCGCGGGGGTCGGCCAGGCGCCCGCCCGCCAGGCCGGAATCTACGCCGGCATCCCGGTCTCCGCCGGTGCGCTCACCATCAACAAGATGTGTGGGTCCGGCCTCAAGGCCGTCATGCTCGCCGCCCAGTCCGTGGCCACGGAAGAGTTCGAGGTCCAGGTCGCCGGGGGGATGGAGTCGATGAGCCAGGCGCCGTACCTGTTGAAAAAGGCCCGTTCCGGATACCGGATGGGAAACGACACCATCTACGACCACCTGATCATCGACGGCCTTTGGGATGTCTACAACGACATCCACATGGGGAATTGCGCGGAGACCCTGGCGAAGGAACACAAGATCACGCGCGAGGATCAGGACGCGTTCGCGGCCTCCTCGTACACGCGTGCCCTTTCCGCCATCAAGAACGGGAAATTCGCCAAGGAGATCGTCCCGGTCCCGGTCCCACAGCGCAAGGGGGACCCGGTGCCGTTCCTGGTGGACGAGGAGCCTGGACGCGGGAACGTGGCGAAGTTGTCCACCCTCCGGACCGTATTCGTGAAGAACGGCACCGTCACCGCCGGGAACGCCTCGACGATCAACGACGGGGCGGCGGCTCTGGTGGTGATGTCTTCGGACGCGGCAAAACGTCTCGGGGCGAAGCCGCTGGCGCGCATCGTCGGATACGCGACGGCCTCCCTCGAACCGGTCTGGTTCACGATCGCACCGGTGGACGCGATCCGGAAGCTTCTTCAGAAAACCGGCGTCGCGAAGGAGAAGGTCGGGCTCTTCGAAATCAACGAGGCGTTCGCGGGGGTGACGATCGCCGCCATCCGGGGGCTGTCGCTGGATCCCGAGCGCGTGAACGTGAACGGCGGCGCGGTGGCGCTGGGGCACCCCGTCGGCTGCTCGGGGGCCCGGATCCTCACTACGCTCCTGTACGCGATGGCCGACCGGGGGGAGCGGTACGGAGTCGCCTCCCTTTGCATCGGCGGGGGAGAGGCCGTCGCCGTGATGGTCGAGAGGCTGGGGGCACAATGAGTGTTTCGAAGATCGGCGTCCTCGGGGCAGGCCAGATGGGGAGCGGGATCGCGCAAGTCTCCCTGATGAGCGGCTTGCAGGTCGTCTTGAACGACGTGTCCGACGCGGTCCTCGCCCGGTCCCGTGCGGGAATCGGGAAGGGGCTCGACATCCTCGTCCGCAAGGAGAAGATCACGGCGCAGGAGAAGGAACGGGCGCTCTCCGGCCTGCAGACGACGACCGATTTCGCCGGCTTCGCCTCCTGCGACCTCGTGGTGGAAGCGGCCACGGAGCGGGAAGAGCTGAAGCTCTCCCTCTTCCGGAAGCTCGACGAGGCGCTCCCCGCGGGGCGGATCCTCGCGACGAACACCTCCTCCATCTCGATCACGAAGATCGCCGCCGCGACGAAGCGTCCGGCACAGGTGATCGGGATGCACTTCATGAATCCGGTCCCCCTCATGAAACTCGTCGAGGTGGTCCGGGGGCTGCAGACGTCGCCGGAAACGTTCGACGCGACGATGGCGCTCGCCCGCGCGCTCGGGAAGGAGCCGGTCCCCGCGAACGACTTTCCCGGGTTCATCGCGAACCGGATCCTCATGCCGATGATCAACGAGGCGGTCTACGCCCTGATGGAAGGTGTCGGGGAGGCCGCCGACATCGACGCGATCATGAAGATGGGGGCGAACCACCCGATGGGGCCGCTGGCGCTGGCGGACCTCATCGGACTCGACACCTGCCTCGAGGTGATGAACGTCCTGCAACGGGGATTGGGAGACTCGAAGTACCGCCCGTGCCCGCTCCTGCGCAAGCACGTCGAGGCCGGCTACCTCGGGAAGAAGACGGGCCGCGGCTTCTACACCTACGAAAAGGCATAAGGAGAATCCGATGGGATACGAGAACCTGCTGGTCGACGTAACGGATCGGATCGCGACGGTCACCTTCAATCGACCGAAATCGCTGAACGCATTGAATCCCGCGACGGTGCGGGAGCTCGGCGCCGCAATGGAAGACCTCTCGGCGCGGCCGGACGTGGGAGCGGTCCTCCTGACCGGCGCCGGGGAGAAGGCGTTCATCGCGGGGGCCGACATCTCCGTGATCAAAGGGTTCACGACATTGGAGGCGCTCGATTTCTCCCTTCTCGGCCAGCGTGTCCTCGCCTTCATCGAGTCGATGTCCCAGCCGGTCATCGGCGTGATCAACGGCTTCGCGCTGGGCGGGGGGTGCGAGGTGGCGATGGCGTGCGATCTGCTGATCGCCGCGGACACGGCCCGGTTCGGCCAGCCGGAGGTGAACCTCGGGATCATCCCCGGATACGGCGGAACGCAGCGCCTTCCGCGCCTGGTCGGTCGGAACCTCGCGAAGGAGCTGGTCCTCACCGGGGAGATGATCTCCGCGCAACGGGCGTACGAGATCGGCCTGGTGAACAAGGTCGTCCCGGCGGCGGAATTGATGGGCGCGGCGAGGGAGATCGCGAAAAAGATCCTCTCCCGGGGACCCGTGGCCGTCCGCACCGCCAAGATGGCGATGAACCGGGGGCTCGACCTTGATCTGAACAACGCCTGCGCCCTCGAGGCGTCGCTGTTCGCCGCCGGATTTTCCACCTCCGACAGGGAGGAAGGGATCGCCGCGTTCCTCGAAAAGCGGAAAGCGAATTTCACCGGGAAGTGATCCCGGGGAAAG
Proteins encoded in this window:
- a CDS encoding enoyl-CoA hydratase-related protein, whose amino-acid sequence is MGYENLLVDVTDRIATVTFNRPKSLNALNPATVRELGAAMEDLSARPDVGAVLLTGAGEKAFIAGADISVIKGFTTLEALDFSLLGQRVLAFIESMSQPVIGVINGFALGGGCEVAMACDLLIAADTARFGQPEVNLGIIPGYGGTQRLPRLVGRNLAKELVLTGEMISAQRAYEIGLVNKVVPAAELMGAAREIAKKILSRGPVAVRTAKMAMNRGLDLDLNNACALEASLFAAGFSTSDREEGIAAFLEKRKANFTGK
- a CDS encoding 3-methyl-2-oxobutanoate dehydrogenase subunit VorB — translated: MSTLAASPSKRILTKGNEAICLGAVAAGCRHYYGYPITPQNDIPEYMAAHLPALGGTFLQAESEVATINFILGTSASGKRVMTSSSGPGISLMQEGLSYMAGSELPAVIVNISRSGPGLGGIAPSQGDYFQAVKGGGHGGYRLIVLAPHSVQEMYTLTMLAFDLADKYRTPAMILGDAIVGQMKEPFVASPYDPPATVEKPWALTGCAGRERRNVKSLHLKDNAIEIHNWKLHEKYERIRKDEARAESYMLDGATIAIVAFGTAARVSKTAIQWARKEGIAAGMLRPITLFPFPGREVFELARKVDVLLVIEMNTGQMVEDVRQCTPLHDRIAFLGKPCAMPTPEEILEHIRLLVGRKG
- a CDS encoding 2-hydroxyacyl-CoA dehydratase family protein, which gives rise to MAVRGRVVLEGIRFAADVASDPSGVVTLRKAATGGKAVGCLPATPVPELLHAAGLLPIALESPEDLSLLSGQVDAWLVGADPPPFPVPSGGIPRFAFLNVPLGTVEEALDRVEALAEWACAVSGSPASEGALWKSIRAHATRRLFLDALDDRCARESLFLTQEERRDIVRAGIFLPPEAHSRLLSSILGIDPEPPAIPAEGEKGDPLLVLAKRLL
- a CDS encoding 2-oxoacid:acceptor oxidoreductase family protein — translated: MRVTGDIIMAGFGGQGILMIGNLLAITAMEEGKHVTYFPAYGVEMRGGTANCTVVVSDEEIGSPVVGRPKGLLIMNGPSMEKFLPMLAPGGDLIINSSLVEERQVTRNDIRLLAVPADDIARNQIGSRQMASMVALGAYVVRSGIVKLKTVFDCLPKVISKKYEKFIPLNINALKEGAALAGFHA
- a CDS encoding acetyl-CoA C-acetyltransferase gives rise to the protein MKEVVITGAARTAIGSLMGGLSDVSAPRLGAVAIAEAVSRSGIRKEDVEQVIMGNVLSAGVGQAPARQAGIYAGIPVSAGALTINKMCGSGLKAVMLAAQSVATEEFEVQVAGGMESMSQAPYLLKKARSGYRMGNDTIYDHLIIDGLWDVYNDIHMGNCAETLAKEHKITREDQDAFAASSYTRALSAIKNGKFAKEIVPVPVPQRKGDPVPFLVDEEPGRGNVAKLSTLRTVFVKNGTVTAGNASTINDGAAALVVMSSDAAKRLGAKPLARIVGYATASLEPVWFTIAPVDAIRKLLQKTGVAKEKVGLFEINEAFAGVTIAAIRGLSLDPERVNVNGGAVALGHPVGCSGARILTTLLYAMADRGERYGVASLCIGGGEAVAVMVERLGAQ
- a CDS encoding thiamine pyrophosphate-dependent enzyme; this translates as MSAPGKVGFSKAVYTRPRSLVDVKTHFCPGCHHGTIHKIVAECIDRYGLREKTIGVACVGCSVFLYDYIDVDVVESPHGRAPAVATGVKRAQPDKFVFTYQGDGDLAAIGTSEVIHAANRGENLSVIFVNNTTYGMTGGQMAPTTMLGQKTSTTPYGRDFRVDGYPIRMAELLAGLEGTAYSARVAVSTPAQIRKAKEAVRKAFEMQIGGMGFSIVEFLSTCPANWGMKPLDAQKRVLGEMSEYYPLGVFKERKQADCA
- a CDS encoding cupin domain-containing protein, producing MPDFTRDETMDDVLSEVARESGEPERPAGDPEVPVGEHVRAFRETMGMTVQQFAERTGFSAALLTQIENRMVSPSLGTLVKIANTFGTTVSSFIGGKEEREFSIVRKEDRTTVSRVGLKEGGKSTYTYESLGAGKAGRKMEPFLVRLQPLSEPPTARSAHDGEEFLYVLSGKVTVCLGNLSDVLEEGDSAYYNSTIPHHVHSADEREALILAVIHAGA
- a CDS encoding 3-hydroxybutyryl-CoA dehydrogenase encodes the protein MSVSKIGVLGAGQMGSGIAQVSLMSGLQVVLNDVSDAVLARSRAGIGKGLDILVRKEKITAQEKERALSGLQTTTDFAGFASCDLVVEAATEREELKLSLFRKLDEALPAGRILATNTSSISITKIAAATKRPAQVIGMHFMNPVPLMKLVEVVRGLQTSPETFDATMALARALGKEPVPANDFPGFIANRILMPMINEAVYALMEGVGEAADIDAIMKMGANHPMGPLALADLIGLDTCLEVMNVLQRGLGDSKYRPCPLLRKHVEAGYLGKKTGRGFYTYEKA
- a CDS encoding fructose-bisphosphatase class II family protein; translated protein: GITDLNRVYTLDDLASSDVMFAATGVTFGDFLRGVRFFSGGAYTQSVVMRSRSRTTRIIDTTHYFEFKPKYE
- a CDS encoding 4Fe-4S binding protein, which produces MTREDKVTATGRIEIDFERCKACELCVPACPKACIGMGTAINRQGYASAVFERPDDCTGCAICAETCPDACILVWR
- a CDS encoding MerR family transcriptional regulator, which gives rise to MARVTEETYAIGEISRLVDLSQRTIRYYEEIGLLLSVRRIENGKRVYTDHDVRRLKFINRLKVLGLSLAEMVELEKIYRKQRNNREILPKLLVILDERAAQIDERVAQLVSLKKEIREYQQRLRNKVLRDATQEEPGTTGKEMRS